In Chitinophaga sp. HK235, a single window of DNA contains:
- a CDS encoding AraC family transcriptional regulator, which produces MNIMKPLIEKLTLSENTSFVARTYRTPNFEVPWHQHNEYELILILEGEGSAFVGDYIGDFRPGDIFFLAPNLPHTFQKSGDIITSAVVIQFPDNFLGSDLINLPEGIYLKKLLLAATQGLKIIGNYREKMACIIRDLENQQRFARIISLFQCLNMMAESEDHIALSSQAPDATYSLKQEEIDLILQYTNNNFRNKISLREVSTVVSMSIPAFCKYFRRSTKKTYVDYLNEIRIGYACKLLKDTNKSVIEICFESGFNTLPNFNKQFLKYKSIPPSTFRKMIKYPSIHFSVDYDDRILSEQ; this is translated from the coding sequence ATGAATATCATGAAGCCGCTAATAGAGAAACTCACGTTATCAGAAAATACATCCTTTGTAGCCAGAACTTATCGTACGCCCAACTTTGAAGTACCCTGGCATCAACACAATGAATATGAACTCATTTTGATTTTGGAAGGTGAAGGCTCTGCTTTTGTTGGAGATTATATTGGAGATTTCAGACCGGGAGATATCTTCTTCCTTGCGCCCAATCTGCCTCATACCTTTCAGAAGTCCGGCGATATAATTACCAGCGCAGTAGTTATTCAATTTCCTGATAACTTTTTGGGGAGCGATCTGATTAATTTACCGGAAGGAATATATTTGAAGAAGCTTTTGCTAGCTGCTACGCAGGGGTTGAAGATAATCGGTAATTATAGAGAAAAAATGGCCTGCATAATCCGGGATCTGGAAAATCAGCAACGATTTGCGCGCATCATCAGCCTCTTCCAGTGCCTGAATATGATGGCTGAATCAGAAGATCACATAGCACTATCCTCACAGGCACCAGACGCTACCTATAGTTTAAAACAGGAAGAAATCGATTTGATACTTCAATATACCAACAATAACTTCCGGAACAAAATCAGCCTCCGGGAAGTATCGACGGTAGTAAGCATGAGCATACCTGCATTCTGTAAGTATTTCCGCAGAAGCACCAAAAAGACCTATGTCGACTATCTGAACGAAATCAGGATAGGTTATGCCTGTAAACTCCTAAAGGACACTAACAAAAGTGTGATTGAAATATGTTTCGAAAGCGGTTTCAATACGCTTCCAAACTTTAATAAACAGTTTCTGAAATATAAGTCTATCCCTCCCTCAACTTTCAGAAAAATGATAAAATATCCATCAATCCATTTTTCAGTAGACTATGATGATAGAATATTGTCTGAACAATAA